From Salarias fasciatus chromosome 8, fSalaFa1.1, whole genome shotgun sequence:
TCTTCCCCTTCCCCCCGAACCCCAGCGTACCCATTTTAATCAGTCGCTCCTCTTGCTGGAGGTCAGCCGGTGGGGCGTCTTGCTGTGGGTCTCACTTCACTTAAAGAGGATTATAAAATGTGACAGGAAATGATGTGAAGACAGCGCAGATCGCTCACCTGCGCTCCTGACCTCAGTGACCTCTCTCTCGTTCCCAATCCGTTTATCTTTCTCCGATCCGGCTCCTTCTCACGTCTCTTGTTCTTCCTTTCTGCCTCTCAGTGGTCCATCGGAGGCGTGCGGTGATGTCGGGTGACGACGTGCTGCTCCAGTGCGAACTGCGCTCCAACCTGGCGACCCCGCGCTGGACGCTCAACGGGAAGGAGCTGCAGGGGTACGGCCTCAGTTCGGGCTACCGCGTCGGCACAGACGGCCTGCTCATCATCGGCGCCCGCCCCCAGCAGAGCGGCTCCTACCGCTGCTTCGCCGTGGAGAACGCCGTCTCCGTGCTGGTTTATCTGTACACCGTGAGGGTCCACACCGACCCCTTCTTCCCCGTGGAGCCCACATCCACCACTGACCCCACCACGGCCTCCAGCCCGACCGCGTTCTCCACCGGCGGCCCGACCGAGCAGCCTTTGCCCTCCCCCCCGGCCCCGGTGCCCGTGGGGCCCGAGTTCCAGACCTACAAGCACATGGAGGCGGTCTACATCTCCCTGGTGGCGGTTCTCGGGGGGCTTTGCTTGGTGCTGACTGTGGTGTTGCTGTACATCAGCTTCTGCTCCAGACAGGCCTCTCAGGAGCGCAAGTTCTCCCATCAAGGCCTGCAGGTCCTGGGGGCCtcggagagaaagagaagctCCCACCTGGAACTGAAAACCATCTCCAGCCACTGCAACGGCCGCCAGGGCCGCCGCTCCATCTCAGTGCCCACCTTCGGGGACTACGGGGACAGCTTCCTCCAGATAGTCCCGGGCGAGTGCCAGCTCTCGCCCTGCAAGACGCCTCCGCCGGCGCCCCCCCTTCCcatgccgccgccgctgcccgaCATGGACTACGCCAACGGGATGTCCGCCACTCTGCCCAGCGTGCTGAGGAAGATGAACGGGAACAGCTACGTGCTGCTGAGGCAGGCCGACCCCGAGGGCATGTCGCCGCTATACCACTCCTTCACAGAGGAGCTCAACAGGATCCtggagaagagaaaacacacgcaGCTCGACCTCCAGCCGGACGAGAGCTCCATCTAAGCATTGGTCCCCAGGTTATTTATTCCTACCCGTAGCTGTGGGGAGAACTGACCGACCGTtgtgtgattggctgctgttaTTTCCCCGGTGTCGCAGTCTGTACCCGATCTGAAATGTGAAGcctcctgtttctcctcagACGAACGGTCCCTGGTTTCATTTCAGTAGAAAACTCTGCATGGAGACTGTCATTCAAcaagtggagctgtgaaaaacGTTTCTGTCGCCCTGATGTGTTACGAAGACGTTTTGGAGGGTCTGAAACGACACGGAGGGAAAACGCTGCAGACCGGTCGTGACGGTGCATCTTATGAAGTACGGAGGCGTTGAAGAGGTTCTGGTACCACGTAACGATGGATCTCTCCTGATCTTAAAGTGATACTCCGTCCAAAATGGAACTTTTGTTCGGAAATGAAATGTTGGAGAGTGTGAGGTATGTTTCTTTTCCCATTATGCATTatgaacaccccccccccccctttttttcaaagacacTAAATTGTGTAAAGCATACCAACAATAATTTTAACAGGTATGACATACTTCCCTTTTAAATATGGATCCCAACAGCAGCCACCAACAAAATGCTGGACTTCTGTCTTTAATTTTCTCTGATCTTAATCTTTGAACTGCGATcgtttaatgtgttttatccGGTGTGCTTGTCAAGTCGCTTTAAAGAACAGCTGCATTTACATGCTGGTGTTTTTATGGAGTGTCAGAATGGATTCAACCAACATGAGAATTAGAAAGCTGTTAGTGAACTGAAGCCGTCGGCAGCAGCATAATGAGCCTCTGTCGTGAGGCTGCTGGTGGAAGTTTCAGTGGTTTGAGGAAGAAGGATGGATGAGAAAATTCACATCTGTGTTACACagtctagaaaaaaaaacaaatcccacATTTTTATGCTTCGGGGATAAACTTTGCAGTCATTAATGATTAAATTAATGAGGCATGCTCATCATGGGCGCAGCAGCGTTTCAAATGAGCTGCATATCCATCTTTtcggtttttttcttctcaacaaacaaaaactcgattttaaaaaataagtgCATCAGATGAATaatatttttggtttttaactACTTCGTAATGATTTGAACATGGAGACTTAATTCACCTTCTCGGGTCAGAATCTGAATCCTGCAAATGTTTTggaattttttaaagatgaACAACAGCTTAATGTCGTTTTCAGATACGATTCAGACCAATAAAAACCCTGCAATAATCGTGAtgttcagaaaaacacaatttttgaTTGGAGTATCACTTTAAGATCTTCACACGGTGCATGAGAGCACAAAGTCagtcatttcactgtatttatttaaaactcCCCTTTCTTCATTCCCCTCATGTAAATAGCAATAATTGCCACTGTTGCAGCTGTTAGTTGCTGTGCGTGTTGTGCCGGTGCCAATGGACATCCCTCCAGTAAACCACTGTTTTCCttcttgaagctttttttttttttttttttttttttttttttttgcctggatGTGAGATGGGAGATAAATCtgtcagagaggaagcaggtgTAGCCCATTAAAGGAGCAGCCAGCGTGAGGTCAGGTTGATTGATTTCACCGATCAGATTCACAGCTCAGGAGTCTGAGAGGAAACCACAACACTCACTAAAAATAAGATGACCGCACGCTTTAAAGGAAATACTCCAATTTGCCGTTTTCTATTTCTACACTTACATGTATTTAAGCTTCTTCTTTGTCCCACTGAAGCTCTATTTTTGGATGAACAATggttttttgtttcagacatcAAGAGAGTAgtgaaaaaggatgaaaacaaacaagaagaaagGTGTTTTTATCTGTCTCCTTAGTGACGGATGCTGATTTAGAAGCTGCTTTTGGCCAGTTTccagacgagagaggaggagacctTCACATGTGTCGGCAATGAAAGCAAACTCACTGGATTCCTGACATTAGTGCAATGGCACAACGACAAGAACTGCAGAGCTTGCAGTGTTTCCAAGGCAAGGTGATCAGCAGCGGGATTAAATATCAGCGCCGTGATTGACGAGTGAGTGCACGCATGACGTGGTTGAGGAGTTACGATCTGGACGCGTCTTTTCCTGCAGGGCCTTGACTGGGCTATTGGAGGTGACTTGCACCGGGCAGCGTTTGGCTCGCCGCCACAGCTGAAAGGACAGGAGCTTTCtgctcagtctgcagcaggcgCGCTGCAGGTGGAAGCAGCTACAAAACGTTTGACCCGTGTGTCCTGGCCGGCCGTGCAGGAAACAGACGATGATACAAATAGACTGGAAAGAGTTTGCACTTGCAGGTTTTCAGACGTCCTCTCTCGTGGCTTTCACTGAGGATATTTTCCAGTCTGTGCAGAGTGATGGCGATGGAAAAGCCTCTGTTTGATCTGCAGAAATCTAATTTGCAGTaggtttagtttttcttttctgcacaaTAGATGTCACTTTATGTATATACGACTGTGGGAAACAAAGCGAACAATGCTGAGGACAAACTGTACCAAAGTgtggtcgagttttctccctTTGGTACAGTTCATAGCATCTCTTTCTGACATTTCTTCCATTTAAagtattgtgtttttgttttagaaataataaaactttaaaacccACTTACAGGTTTGCTTTTATGTGTATTTGGTTTGCTCCCATCCGGAGCAGTAAATTGAAAGTGTTGTCTGCTTGCTAAGAGTCTGTTCATCCATaattcatttaataaaaacctgtttttttccGTTAAACTTAAAAACTTGTTAGTGAACATCTTTTTATGAGTAACTGGATTGGAAATAATGACATTTATCAATCTTGGTTAATTCTGTGAGGATCTCCCTCCTGTATGTGACGCTGTGGTGAGGTGGATGGCACTGGTTTttgttcagggttcagggagtTTACATGTTATCCCTGTGATTTTATCTGAATgctttcctcccactgtccaaaaacatgcccTTGAGGTTAACTGGGGAGTCTAAATTGCCCgtagtgtgagtgtgagtgagtgtggttctctggactggtgacctgtaaACGGTGTTTTCCCATAATCAGCTGTGATCTTCTCAAAAGTGACATTAAAAAATACAGgtatcttcatcatcatccctgTTCTCATCCTTCACTGCCTTtttgctctctctgtctcatcaCCTCTGTGTAACAGTATCATCTGTTCCTCCCTGCACCTGCAGTAACGATCTTTCAAGGTCCAAACGACCCCCTCATCAATTAGTGCCACTTATCCAAAGAGCACTTAAATTTGTAATTCCTTTAGATGTTAAAGTACAGATATCAGTATCTGTTATATTTCTTCCTGTTGCTTTTAGTGCACTAATGAAGTCTTTACATTAGTCTCTCCACTCTTGGACTTTAATGTCCTCACGGCGTTGAGAGGATCAGGAATCAGACGATCAGTTTAAATCTGTGTATGTTTGTAGCTTTTTGTAAGCTGGACTCAAAATTTCACTGCAACTTTAAAACCTCCTCTCAGTAGTTGCTGTACTCAGGTGTTTGTTCTGTTATCAGGTTGTGGCCATCCAGTCACAGAGGAATCACAAAGTCTTCCATGTTTTTAAATGCTTCCAGTTGCTTAGCTTCATCATCATACATGCAACTACATCAGACTGTCTGTATATTTCATGTAATTGTAATCACTTATGTTGTCTTTTTACCAGTACTTTGTTCAGTCATGTAAACTGTGACATTCATCCACTCGGTTCATCCTGGATCAGTTTTGGGCTGGATAGTTCTGTATCTCAAAGAATATTAGTTTGTAAAATAGTTCAGCCACCTTACATCGTCATATGACTGTTTTCCCTgtttgttaagaaaaaaaaactatttgccTTATATCATCagtgtgaaaaggaaaaaaaaaatcagtgtcaAGAGCCCTGAGGGGAAGTCATGAAATAACATGCAGAGCATGTTCACACTGAGCCCTGTTCTCCAGACACCCGGTGTTTTTAGCTTGTGGCGGGTAGCAACCGCGCCGTCCTCCACCGGGAGCGGATCCCACAAGATCCCAGAGTCATTTACATACATGCACGAGTCTTGACAGGGGCAGGGGGTTAACACAagcagagagagcgaggagggcagggggggcggcgggggtaAAAAATTACCATTTTCAGAGCAGGCTGTAACTTAGCAACAGCAACTTTATTTAGAGTCTTGAATGTCCTTGCATGGGTCAGTCTGCGCCGTTTCCCACTGGGGGGGGACGGGTGTGATGAGAGCACAGTGGTTGTGATATTGGTAATAGGTGCCATGGAGAAATTAATATGCAGGAAGTGAGCATGacacaccagaaacacacaTCCAGGGATGTTTCTGGATCTGCGCTGTCTTTTGAAAACGGCTAAAACAACCAACCTGGTTTAAAGGTCTGAGATGTTTGGAACAGTAGATTATCGTCCAAAGAAAAAATGGTTCTAAGAAATACAGTGCAAAATCCAAAATAGTATGGTGGACTGGATTGGAGCCTTATGCTTCAGACCCCTGAATTATCGTCTCTTTCTTCCATAAATCCATCTTTCATAGTGAACTCCAGCTGGACTGAGGAtcagttcacacacactgacaatcTAAAGTCACCTGTTGGGCCCACGTGCTTGTTTtctgactgtgggaggaaaggaACGTGTATCAAATCTGTTGTGAGCTTTTAAAAGATCTTCAAGGTATCTGACAATGTGGCAGATTTGAAATAATTGCTGGTTTCTAAACAATGCGAGCAAAATAAAGTTTTCGAGAATGTTTGAGTTTTATGAGAAAATCGACAAGCTGGCATAAAGTATTGGTTCTAAAGTGCTTTAACCCACAAACAAATCCAAAGTGATGGCAGAAATTTGCCAGACATGGGAAAAAGTGTCCCCAGTAAGCTGGATTTCTAAAACAATTTGCTCCAGAGCAGGAAAATTAAATGCAAAATCAGCACAGTAAAACCAAAAAACTGTGAGGTATACTGGAGCATGAAAAGAGCTTGTCAGGAGGTGAAATGATGGTGGTAGAAAGTAGAAATCTTCTGGTTTCAGCCTTAGAAACAGGCAGTTTACTTTACAATCATCCTTCTAACTGATAACTTTCCAGCACTGATGATCCCAAGAAGACGAACACAGCCGGAGAGTTTGCTtagaaagaggaaaataaaagacGTAAAGATGAGATCTTTTAACACTGATGTAGAAAATGTACCAAAAAATTACTCAGAGCAGAATGTGCACTTACGTTTCAGCTCTgtcgattgttttttttttttttttaaacaagtaaTTGCTTGGAAAAGGCTAATTACTGTGTTCAGGGACATCACCCTTGTCTGAAAGAAATACTTGAAAGAAATCTGTgatgattgaaaaaaatattcacGATTGtaacagcagagctgctgcagagctcagctcCAGTCGCATCAACATCCTCTGCAGTCATGTCACTcctccactgaaaaaaaaaaaaaaaaaaaaactctaacaGTTTAACCATTCCCTGTGGCCAGAATTATACTGTAAGTGCCAGCAGACTAGTATCCATTAATCAGTCCTGAGGGCCCCTTCACTTTCCCGCCTCGTAACTCTGCTCATTTGTATTCACGGGACGACCAGCGCTCTGTTGTAtgtatctgtttttattgaaaataacacTAAGGTCAACTCTGAATGCCTTTAGCAGTCAAAAATGATGAAttcagagagggagaaaaaagaagaaaatgggGGAACAGTTTGGCCGGCGTCCACCATGCTGAATGTGAACAAATGACTTACTGGGGGGAGTTTTCAGTTCCTGTTACGGCCCATCCAGAGGACGAGTCACACTTGAAGGTCAAAGGTTGTCCCTTAAGCTATCAAACAACCATCTGTCATGTTCATTTAAGCTCTGAATCATTTAGTGATGTTCAGCAAGGACACCTTCAAGCCTTATCAGTTTAAAATTGGATGACATGCACACACTCCCTGCCATGCGTCTTCAAAACGATGATACCTTCCTTCTCACAAATATTCCAAATCCTGGTAGATCAGTCGCCCTCAGCTCCACTGCACAAAGTTGTTCTCTGCTGAACTTTTTCTGAGAAGTAACACAGAGGGAAATCTAAATTTGAACATCAGGAACagattttgcacattttttttttttattgaatcaaACTCAGAAGTGCTGCAGAGTGCTGCattcactacacacacacacacacctccaaatAACAGTTATCTGCTTTTCAGAATGTCAGCTGAGGAGGATTCTATTGAAATGTGGCATTCAGAGTCTGCCAGCAGTGAGCACGGATTAGAAATATAACAATAGTATTTAAAATGACGTCATTAATTTACAGACAtagctgaaagaaagaaagaaaaaacttcttCAAGACAAACAGAAGACGACAGGTCATTTCTGGAAACGTCCATGAACGTTAACTGAAACTGTGTTCAGTCCTTCAGTGGTCTGATGAGGCCGATGGAGGGAGGCCGGTTGACGAATGGATGCCACTGGCCCTGGATGCTGGGGCTGTCCGTGTGCTGAGGTTTGCGGATCCGGATGATGTCCAGGCCAGACTGGTTGGACAGTTTGGTCAAAAGCTCTGAAATCTGTGCAGATGTCTTGTTTGTGACGATTTCTTCCCTCACGTTCCCATTTACTGCAAGAAGCAAAGGAGGAAATCATCAAGAGTGCGTGAAACAGGAAAAATACAGTGTTATACTGCCCCCTACAGCATCTCAGGGAGTGTTTGACACTTGACATGTTTGGTCCCATTAAAATGGACCCTGGTGTGATAACTGTGTCAGTTCAGGCCATCTGTGGAAGTGAGAAAGCTGCCATCTGAACCCTGGTGCATTCCAAATGAGCACACTGAGGCAGTCAGAAATGCAACGTCTCAATGAGGGTTTAAAGAACACAGGCGCCATGAACAACcatgaaatttaacaaaacatGACAACAGAGAACTGCAGTTTGGCTCTGGTGTCTGGAATAAACACTTAAGTCATGGATACTCACAGTACTCTGCAACTATTTTAGGTATCCTGCGTGGCTGAGGAGACACATACACAACAGTTCCAGGATTTTTCTTTGCATAATCCACCACTCCCTCCTCAATAAAGtctctgaaaaacaagaagaaaagtGTTTCCTGTAAGTAGCATCACAGCAGTACAGATTattgtcctctctctctgtctctctgtgtttgtcctgtgataaactggaaacctgtccagggtgtgtttAGCTGGAATTAGCTCAAGCACCCAAGAACGCTGAACAGGACAACGTGGAACAGAAGATGGATACAAAACAAGTataaaattgtaaaataaacaaaaaaaaat
This genomic window contains:
- the mrpl43 gene encoding large ribosomal subunit protein mL43 encodes the protein MTSRGTPSRFLKSVLQNGVGRYVCQLKRVSIIFSKNAQSSLGIRDFIEEGVVDYAKKNPGTVVYVSPQPRRIPKIVAEYLNGNVREEIVTNKTSAQISELLTKLSNQSGLDIIRIRKPQHTDSPSIQGQWHPFVNRPPSIGLIRPLKD